The following are from one region of the Thermoanaerobaculum aquaticum genome:
- a CDS encoding indole-3-glycerol phosphate synthase TrpC has translation MGKNWLELLVASGTARFAEPPKASNPEFPRRSLLQALSEEGVRIIAEVKRQSPSAGVLREPMDPAGLARAYQRGGAAAISVVTEPRYFGGDSRWVAEVKQATSLPVLQKDFFSRPEHLAHGLASGADAVLLIARVLPGSLLSEMVACCRELGLEPLVETHNEEDVQRALDAGATLLGVNSRDLATFTVQVEAAAALVRGLPSGVVGVLESGVKDPGQFSQLVAQGVRRFLIGEYLLRQEEPERALKGLLEARW, from the coding sequence ATGGGTAAGAACTGGCTGGAGCTTTTGGTGGCCTCCGGCACGGCGCGCTTTGCTGAACCACCGAAAGCCTCGAATCCCGAGTTTCCCCGCCGCAGCTTGCTGCAAGCCCTCAGCGAGGAGGGGGTGAGGATCATTGCCGAGGTGAAGAGACAGTCCCCCTCCGCCGGCGTACTGCGGGAGCCCATGGATCCCGCGGGGCTGGCCCGGGCGTACCAGCGGGGGGGTGCGGCCGCCATTTCGGTGGTGACCGAGCCCCGGTACTTTGGCGGGGACAGTCGGTGGGTGGCTGAGGTCAAGCAAGCCACCAGCTTGCCGGTGTTGCAGAAGGACTTCTTTTCCCGCCCTGAACACCTGGCCCATGGCCTGGCCAGCGGGGCCGATGCCGTGCTGCTCATTGCCCGGGTACTTCCCGGCTCGCTGCTTTCGGAAATGGTGGCGTGCTGCCGGGAGCTGGGTTTGGAGCCGCTGGTGGAAACCCACAACGAGGAGGATGTGCAGCGGGCGCTGGATGCCGGGGCTACGCTTTTGGGTGTCAACTCGCGAGACCTGGCGACGTTCACGGTCCAGGTAGAAGCGGCAGCAGCTCTGGTGCGAGGTTTGCCTTCTGGGGTGGTGGGGGTGCTGGAGTCGGGGGTTAAAGACCCCGGGCAGTTTTCCCAGCTTGTGGCCCAAGGTGTGCGGCGCTTTTTGATTGGCGAGTACCTCCTGCGGCAGGAAGAGCCGGAGCGCGCCCTGAAAGGGCTTTTGGAGGCCCGGTGGTGA
- a CDS encoding alpha/beta fold hydrolase gives MDLDVAPGVRLRVVVEGQGEPVVLLHGHSLDLTVFDDLVPALVDAGFRVVRYDQRGHGRSSSPPGGYRWGDHAADLRVVLEKLDAVPAHVVGLSKGGGIALEAALRFSSLVRSLVLVGPLVPDYPLPGEFWAFFKRLAQAIREKGVKHAAQELWLSHPLLRSAWENPKSREKLETIVFNFPAGEYLATEKDAPDRDWKLTERLQDISCPVLVIRGEHDIPEFHQMAEFVANKLPQAHLETVPQSGHLVPLEQPDRLTALLLRFFESVRIRHSSL, from the coding sequence ATGGACCTGGACGTTGCCCCCGGGGTGCGTTTGCGGGTGGTCGTGGAAGGGCAGGGAGAGCCAGTGGTCTTGCTCCACGGCCATTCCCTGGACCTGACGGTTTTTGACGACCTTGTGCCGGCGCTTGTGGACGCCGGCTTTCGCGTCGTTCGGTACGACCAGCGCGGGCATGGCCGTTCCTCGTCACCGCCGGGGGGCTACCGTTGGGGTGACCACGCCGCCGATCTGCGGGTGGTTTTGGAAAAGCTAGACGCCGTCCCGGCGCACGTGGTGGGGCTTTCCAAAGGCGGCGGCATTGCGCTGGAAGCGGCCCTGCGCTTTTCCAGCCTCGTGCGTTCCCTGGTGCTGGTGGGCCCGCTGGTACCTGACTACCCTTTGCCTGGCGAATTCTGGGCTTTTTTCAAGCGCTTGGCTCAAGCCATTCGCGAAAAAGGCGTCAAGCACGCAGCCCAGGAGCTCTGGCTTTCCCATCCGCTTTTGCGTTCCGCCTGGGAAAACCCCAAATCCCGCGAAAAACTCGAAACAATTGTTTTTAATTTTCCGGCTGGCGAGTACCTCGCCACCGAAAAAGACGCCCCCGATCGCGACTGGAAGCTCACCGAACGCCTGCAGGACATTTCCTGCCCGGTGCTGGTGATTCGCGGCGAACACGACATCCCGGAATTTCACCAAATGGCAGAGTTTGTAGCAAACAAACTCCCCCAGGCTCACCTGGAAACCGTCCCCCAATCCGGTCACTTGGTGCCGTTGGAACAACCGGATCGCCTGACCGCCTTGCTGCTACGCTTTTTTGAGTCTGTCCGGATAAGACATAGCTCGCTTTAG
- the trpA gene encoding tryptophan synthase subunit alpha — MSNRLEAAFRRAAKEKRAAFIAYITAGDPSPARTLDVLRALERGGADIVELGVPFSDPIADGPINCAAAERALAAGTTLTGVLQTVRELRFSSSLPIVLFSYANPILAYGLSRFAVDAATAGVDGVLLTDVPAEEAGPYYQALRRVGVELIPMLAPTSTRARVKQAKKLAESFVYFVSHTGVTGPQAQLPVELEDQVRLVRKLTGRRVAVGFGVAKPEQVNRVAKVADGVVVGSAIVNRIAEIGDRPELFGEIQRFLQPLRAATRRS, encoded by the coding sequence ATGAGCAACCGGCTGGAAGCTGCCTTTCGGCGGGCAGCCAAGGAAAAGCGCGCGGCTTTCATTGCGTACATCACCGCCGGGGACCCTTCCCCGGCCCGCACCCTAGACGTCTTGCGGGCGCTGGAACGGGGCGGGGCCGATATTGTGGAGCTGGGCGTTCCCTTTTCTGACCCCATTGCCGACGGCCCCATTAACTGCGCCGCTGCGGAAAGGGCGCTGGCCGCCGGAACCACCCTCACCGGGGTTTTGCAAACCGTGCGGGAGCTCCGCTTTTCCTCTTCGCTGCCGATAGTGCTTTTCTCCTACGCCAACCCCATCCTCGCGTACGGGCTTTCCCGTTTTGCCGTGGACGCCGCTACCGCGGGTGTTGATGGCGTGCTTTTGACCGATGTCCCCGCAGAAGAAGCGGGTCCTTATTACCAGGCCTTGCGGCGGGTGGGCGTGGAGCTCATCCCCATGCTGGCCCCCACCTCCACCCGGGCGCGGGTGAAGCAAGCTAAAAAGCTTGCCGAAAGCTTTGTGTACTTCGTCTCCCACACCGGCGTCACCGGCCCGCAAGCGCAGCTGCCGGTGGAGCTGGAGGACCAGGTGCGTCTGGTGCGCAAGCTCACCGGCAGACGTGTGGCTGTGGGGTTTGGGGTGGCCAAGCCGGAGCAGGTCAACCGGGTGGCCAAGGTGGCGGATGGGGTGGTGGTGGGGTCGGCCATCGTCAACCGCATCGCGGAAATCGGCGATCGCCCCGAGCTTTTTGGGGAAATCCAGAGGTTTCTGCAACCGCTACGCGCAGCCACCCGCCGGTCCTAA
- the serC gene encoding 3-phosphoserine/phosphohydroxythreonine transaminase, protein MNRAHNFNPGPAALPLEVLQKVQSELLDFAGTGMSILEVSHRSKDYEAVHNAAQSLMRELLGIPENYHILFLGGGASLQFSMVPMNLLGPGVSADYVITGAWSQKAFKEAKLVGNPRVAATTEEDGKFTRIPKQEELQLDPQARYVHITSNNTIFGTQWHTFPNTGNVPIVADMSSDFLWRPFDIKPFGLIYGGAQKNLGPAGVTVVIIRDDLLALCREDIPIILRFKTHAKDNSLYNTPPVFAIYIVKLVLEWIKEKGGLAWMEQENRAKAARIYGVIDSYPEFYRAPVAKDSRSFMNAVFRLPSEELENKFLEGAKAHRFVGLKGHRSVGGIRVSMYNYVPKSSVEELARYMEEFARAHA, encoded by the coding sequence ATGAACCGTGCCCACAACTTCAACCCAGGTCCTGCCGCCCTCCCCCTGGAGGTGCTGCAAAAAGTCCAAAGCGAGCTTTTGGATTTTGCCGGTACCGGCATGTCCATTTTGGAGGTGTCCCACCGCTCCAAGGACTACGAAGCGGTGCACAACGCCGCCCAAAGCTTGATGCGCGAGCTCTTGGGAATCCCCGAAAACTACCACATCCTGTTCCTCGGCGGAGGCGCCTCGCTGCAGTTTTCCATGGTGCCCATGAACCTCCTGGGCCCTGGGGTGTCCGCGGACTACGTGATCACCGGTGCCTGGTCGCAAAAGGCTTTTAAGGAAGCCAAGCTGGTGGGAAACCCGCGAGTTGCCGCTACCACCGAGGAAGACGGCAAGTTCACCCGCATCCCCAAGCAGGAAGAGCTGCAACTGGACCCCCAGGCTCGTTATGTGCACATCACCTCCAACAACACCATCTTCGGCACGCAGTGGCACACCTTCCCCAACACCGGCAACGTCCCCATCGTCGCCGATATGTCCTCCGATTTCCTCTGGCGCCCCTTCGACATCAAACCCTTCGGCCTCATTTACGGCGGGGCGCAAAAGAACCTGGGGCCGGCGGGTGTCACGGTGGTCATCATCCGCGATGACCTCCTTGCCCTCTGCCGCGAAGACATTCCCATCATCCTGCGTTTCAAAACCCACGCCAAGGACAATTCGCTGTACAACACCCCACCGGTTTTTGCCATTTACATCGTCAAGCTGGTTCTGGAATGGATCAAGGAAAAGGGCGGCCTGGCCTGGATGGAGCAAGAAAACCGGGCCAAAGCCGCGAGAATTTACGGGGTCATTGACTCCTACCCCGAGTTTTACCGCGCTCCGGTGGCCAAGGACTCCCGTTCCTTTATGAACGCGGTGTTCCGCTTGCCCAGTGAGGAACTGGAAAACAAGTTCCTGGAAGGCGCCAAGGCCCACCGCTTCGTAGGGCTGAAAGGCCACCGCTCGGTGGGGGGAATCCGCGTTTCCATGTACAACTACGTGCCGAAAAGCTCGGTGGAAGAGCTGGCCCGCTACATGGAGGAGTTCGCCCGGGCCCATGCCTGA
- a CDS encoding phosphoribosylanthranilate isomerase, protein MTVKICGLTDAGDAIMAAEAGADYLGFVFAPSSPRTLSVADCLWIEAVPFPAKVGVFRDQPRHFIETVREKAGLALVQLHGQEPPELCQALGGPKAVIKAITVETSVDWELVRTYAPVARILFDAGGGSGRTFPWELLASPPLALRFWIAGGLSPGNVAQAIAVCAPVGVDVSSGVESSPGRKDPVKVRAFIRAVREGGVREAVTG, encoded by the coding sequence GTGACGGTGAAGATCTGCGGCCTTACCGATGCCGGCGATGCCATCATGGCCGCAGAGGCCGGCGCCGATTACTTGGGCTTCGTGTTTGCCCCCTCCTCGCCGCGGACGCTTTCGGTGGCTGACTGTTTGTGGATTGAAGCGGTGCCTTTTCCCGCCAAGGTTGGGGTCTTCCGCGATCAACCCCGGCATTTCATTGAAACCGTGCGGGAAAAGGCCGGGCTTGCCTTAGTGCAGCTCCACGGGCAGGAACCACCGGAGCTTTGCCAGGCGCTGGGAGGGCCAAAAGCCGTAATCAAAGCCATCACCGTGGAAACCTCTGTGGACTGGGAGCTGGTGAGGACTTACGCCCCGGTGGCGCGCATCCTCTTCGATGCTGGCGGCGGCTCCGGCCGCACCTTTCCCTGGGAGCTACTCGCCAGCCCGCCCCTTGCCCTGCGCTTTTGGATTGCCGGAGGGCTTTCCCCGGGCAACGTGGCGCAAGCCATAGCTGTTTGCGCTCCGGTGGGGGTGGATGTGTCCTCTGGGGTAGAATCGTCCCCTGGCCGCAAGGACCCGGTGAAGGTTCGGGCCTTTATTCGAGCTGTTCGTGAGGGAGGGGTGCGTGAAGCGGTTACCGGATGA
- a CDS encoding Ig-like domain-containing protein yields the protein MRPLAARVLAVFLAFQLSGCLSVQTQSQKGRRPEAGVAVVVFVDDAARRKGEPGPAGVLSELERREHGRWQPVFRSLAPRWSLTGLPPGRYRLRFPARLDEAGRVVPLSEKPKKFNLQAGEMVQVQAVLEHMPVALVVAGVVVVAVVAVALSKWLKDADLPEPPLPPPELVDVAFHLTWEWAAAYPEAADRAAPVVTSHFPAAGAQVPPGRLKLVWVFSERLSPTSLDPQKLRVLGERSGLIPGVASYDASRWWVVWESQTQVSGEKVHATLDADAVEDASGNELERAVSFSFWVR from the coding sequence GTGAGGCCCTTGGCCGCCCGTGTTCTGGCGGTCTTTTTGGCCTTTCAGCTTTCCGGTTGCCTTTCCGTGCAAACCCAAAGCCAAAAGGGACGACGCCCGGAAGCCGGAGTCGCGGTGGTGGTGTTTGTCGACGATGCTGCCCGGCGGAAGGGCGAACCCGGTCCGGCGGGGGTTTTATCCGAGCTGGAGCGGCGGGAGCACGGGCGCTGGCAGCCGGTTTTTCGCTCCTTGGCCCCCCGCTGGTCGCTCACCGGCCTTCCCCCGGGGCGCTACCGCCTGCGCTTCCCCGCCCGCCTGGACGAAGCTGGCAGGGTGGTCCCGCTTTCGGAAAAGCCCAAGAAGTTCAACCTCCAGGCCGGGGAAATGGTGCAGGTGCAGGCGGTGCTGGAGCACATGCCGGTGGCTTTGGTGGTGGCTGGCGTAGTGGTGGTGGCAGTGGTGGCCGTGGCCCTTTCCAAGTGGCTGAAGGATGCGGACCTCCCCGAGCCGCCCTTGCCCCCACCGGAGCTTGTGGATGTGGCCTTTCACCTCACCTGGGAATGGGCCGCCGCTTACCCGGAAGCTGCCGACCGCGCCGCACCGGTGGTGACCTCCCACTTTCCGGCGGCGGGCGCCCAGGTGCCCCCGGGGCGCCTGAAGCTCGTCTGGGTTTTTTCTGAACGTTTGTCTCCCACTTCTCTCGACCCGCAAAAGCTGCGGGTTTTGGGCGAGCGCTCCGGCCTCATTCCGGGAGTGGCCAGCTACGATGCGAGCCGCTGGTGGGTGGTGTGGGAAAGCCAAACGCAGGTAAGCGGTGAAAAGGTGCACGCCACCCTGGATGCCGATGCCGTGGAGGATGCCTCCGGCAACGAGCTGGAGCGGGCGGTAAGCTTTTCCTTCTGGGTGCGGTGA
- a CDS encoding hydroxyacid dehydrogenase — MLILICDAFDPSLPDKLRRFGEVTEDPNRLPEAEVALVRSKTKCTAEWMAQARKLKLIIRGGVGMDNIDLEAAKARGIKAVNTPKASAVAVAELTMALMLALPNRLVEAHNSMKEGKFLKKEIKRTELLGKTLGLVGIGNIGHEVAVRARAFGMRVLAYDPYVKQSQSAILVASLKELLPQADYVSLHVPLTEETKGLINKQTLSLMKDGAYLINTGRGKCVVEEDVAEALRSGKLAGYATDVYSSEPPEPGNPLLSAPNTLLTPHIGASSKENLLRIGDEVVKILEEYTGKRA, encoded by the coding sequence ATGCTCATCCTCATCTGTGATGCGTTTGATCCCTCCTTGCCCGACAAGCTCCGCCGTTTTGGCGAGGTCACCGAAGACCCCAACCGCTTGCCGGAAGCGGAGGTGGCCCTCGTGCGGTCCAAGACCAAGTGCACCGCCGAGTGGATGGCCCAGGCCCGCAAGCTCAAGCTCATCATCCGTGGGGGCGTGGGCATGGACAACATTGACCTGGAAGCCGCCAAGGCCCGCGGCATCAAGGCGGTGAACACCCCGAAGGCTTCCGCCGTGGCGGTGGCTGAGCTCACCATGGCCCTCATGCTGGCGTTGCCCAACCGCCTGGTGGAGGCCCATAACTCCATGAAGGAAGGTAAGTTCCTCAAAAAGGAGATCAAGCGCACCGAGCTTTTGGGCAAGACCCTGGGGCTTGTGGGCATCGGCAACATCGGTCACGAGGTGGCGGTGCGGGCGCGGGCCTTTGGCATGCGGGTTTTGGCCTACGACCCTTACGTGAAGCAATCCCAATCGGCCATCTTGGTGGCAAGCCTCAAGGAGCTTTTGCCGCAGGCAGATTACGTGTCGCTCCATGTGCCGCTCACCGAAGAAACCAAGGGCCTCATCAACAAGCAGACGCTTTCTCTCATGAAAGACGGGGCCTACCTCATCAACACCGGACGGGGCAAGTGCGTGGTGGAGGAAGACGTGGCCGAAGCGCTGCGTAGCGGCAAGCTCGCCGGCTATGCCACCGACGTGTACTCTTCCGAGCCCCCGGAACCCGGAAACCCGCTTTTGTCCGCGCCAAACACCCTGCTCACACCGCACATTGGCGCCTCTTCCAAGGAAAACCTTTTGCGCATCGGTGACGAAGTGGTCAAGATTCTGGAGGAATACACCGGCAAGCGGGCGTAA
- a CDS encoding glycosyltransferase family 2 protein, producing MPEMANGGVELSVVIPTAGRAAKLASTLQALGEMAEGTPSFEVVVVLDGEDPATREALKRPWSFPLVVVAQPRLGAAAARNLGCRVAHAPTVLFVNDDTRPHPACLRAHWEAHVKFGPAGALGFTVWDPEAPVTPYMRWLAPAGHQFNFSRLKPYEVIPWDACWTTNLSVPRSWVLDEPLDEGFPGAAAEDSEWGYRLWRRGWKILYLPDAVCFHDHPYTGPKDFRSRARMAGAGARLVVRRHPELVWIFMVKPLLACAARALTLLLPAKSYRQKLWDFDFRWNYLVGMVRGRKTA from the coding sequence ATGCCGGAAATGGCTAACGGTGGTGTGGAACTCAGCGTGGTGATTCCAACGGCCGGGAGGGCCGCCAAGCTCGCCAGCACACTGCAAGCTCTAGGAGAAATGGCTGAGGGAACGCCATCTTTCGAGGTGGTGGTGGTTCTGGACGGCGAGGACCCAGCAACCCGCGAAGCTTTGAAAAGGCCGTGGTCTTTTCCATTGGTGGTTGTGGCCCAGCCACGGCTTGGTGCTGCTGCCGCCCGCAATTTGGGCTGCCGGGTGGCTCATGCACCGACGGTTTTGTTTGTTAACGACGATACCAGGCCGCACCCGGCGTGTTTGCGCGCCCACTGGGAGGCGCATGTGAAGTTTGGTCCAGCGGGCGCCCTTGGGTTCACGGTTTGGGACCCGGAGGCCCCCGTAACTCCCTACATGCGGTGGCTGGCCCCTGCCGGACATCAGTTCAACTTCTCCAGGCTCAAGCCTTACGAAGTCATCCCCTGGGATGCCTGTTGGACAACCAACCTTTCGGTTCCGCGGTCGTGGGTCTTGGACGAGCCGCTGGATGAGGGCTTCCCAGGGGCGGCAGCGGAGGACAGCGAGTGGGGCTATCGCCTTTGGCGGCGGGGATGGAAAATCCTGTACCTCCCCGACGCTGTTTGCTTTCACGACCACCCGTACACGGGGCCGAAGGACTTCCGGTCCCGTGCACGCATGGCGGGAGCGGGGGCCAGGCTGGTGGTCCGCCGGCACCCGGAGCTCGTGTGGATCTTCATGGTCAAGCCGCTGCTGGCCTGCGCCGCCCGGGCTTTGACGTTGCTGCTACCCGCCAAGAGCTACCGCCAGAAGCTTTGGGATTTTGATTTTCGCTGGAATTACCTCGTGGGCATGGTGCGAGGGCGCAAGACTGCTTAG
- the trpB gene encoding tryptophan synthase subunit beta encodes MKRLPDERGYFGPYGGRFVPETLMAPLQELEQAFREATRDKGFRRELEALLRDYCGRPTPLTFAARLSAHLGGARIYLKREDLCHTGAHKINNALAQCLLARRMGKVRVVAETGAGQHGVAVATAAALLGLSCRIYMGTEDERRQSLNVYRMKLLGAEVVGVDAGSKTLKDAINEALRDWVTNVATTHYVMGSVLGPHPYPMMVREFQSVIGAEAWLQIRKAHGALPSLVVACVGGGSNAAGIFSAFLPYQKVKLVGVEAGGRGPLLGHHAARFAGGSPGVLHGTYTYVLQDASGNTAPTHSVSAGLDYPAVGPEHAFWKDTRRVEYVQVSDDEALSAFHLLSELEGIMPALETAHALAFVTKVARSYSPAEAILVNLSGRGDKDVTEVARLEGVRL; translated from the coding sequence GTGAAGCGGTTACCGGATGAACGCGGTTACTTTGGGCCTTACGGGGGTCGGTTTGTGCCCGAAACCCTCATGGCCCCCCTGCAGGAGCTGGAGCAGGCCTTTCGCGAGGCCACCCGGGACAAGGGCTTCCGTCGGGAGCTGGAGGCCTTGCTCCGGGACTACTGCGGCCGTCCCACCCCCCTCACCTTTGCCGCGCGCCTTTCCGCCCATCTGGGCGGTGCCCGCATTTACCTCAAACGCGAGGACCTCTGCCACACCGGCGCGCACAAGATCAACAACGCCCTGGCCCAGTGCCTCTTGGCCCGGCGCATGGGCAAGGTGCGGGTGGTGGCGGAAACCGGCGCCGGACAGCACGGCGTGGCGGTGGCCACCGCCGCTGCGCTTTTGGGGCTTTCCTGCCGGATTTACATGGGTACCGAAGACGAGCGCCGGCAGTCGCTGAACGTGTACCGCATGAAGCTTTTGGGTGCGGAGGTGGTGGGGGTGGATGCCGGCTCCAAGACCCTTAAAGACGCTATTAACGAAGCGCTTCGGGATTGGGTCACCAACGTGGCCACCACCCACTACGTCATGGGCTCGGTCCTGGGTCCCCATCCTTACCCCATGATGGTGCGGGAGTTCCAATCGGTCATTGGCGCCGAGGCTTGGCTGCAAATCCGCAAAGCCCACGGCGCGCTGCCCAGCCTGGTGGTGGCGTGCGTGGGCGGCGGCTCCAACGCGGCTGGCATCTTTTCCGCCTTTTTGCCGTACCAAAAGGTGAAGCTGGTGGGGGTGGAAGCGGGGGGGAGAGGGCCGCTTTTGGGGCACCACGCCGCCCGCTTTGCCGGCGGCTCACCGGGGGTGCTGCACGGCACCTACACCTACGTGCTGCAGGACGCCTCCGGCAACACCGCCCCAACCCATTCGGTTTCGGCGGGGCTGGACTACCCGGCGGTGGGTCCCGAGCACGCCTTCTGGAAGGACACCAGGAGGGTGGAGTACGTGCAGGTTTCCGACGATGAGGCGCTTTCCGCTTTCCACCTGCTTTCCGAGCTGGAGGGCATCATGCCGGCCCTGGAAACCGCCCACGCTTTGGCCTTCGTCACCAAGGTAGCCCGCAGCTACTCCCCCGCCGAGGCCATTTTGGTGAACCTCTCCGGCCGGGGGGACAAGGACGTGACGGAGGTGGCGCGTTTGGAGGGGGTGCGGCTATGA
- a CDS encoding PaaI family thioesterase: MEQALQDKFAPETRCFGCGPSNPKGLHIKSFPEGDGLVCRFTPEEHHEGFPGFLNGGIIGTLFDCHMNWTAAYFLMKRDNLPSPAPTVTAEFSVQLLKPTPSRQELLIRARVVEAQGRRVKVEGELVASGEVTARASGTFVAVKQGHPAWGRW, from the coding sequence ATGGAGCAGGCACTGCAGGACAAATTCGCACCGGAAACCCGCTGTTTTGGCTGTGGTCCTTCCAACCCCAAGGGCTTGCACATCAAAAGCTTTCCCGAAGGCGATGGGCTTGTATGCCGGTTCACCCCCGAAGAGCACCACGAGGGCTTTCCGGGCTTTCTCAACGGCGGCATCATCGGCACCCTCTTCGACTGCCACATGAACTGGACCGCCGCTTACTTCCTCATGAAGCGGGACAACCTCCCCTCGCCCGCCCCCACCGTCACCGCCGAGTTTTCCGTGCAGCTTCTAAAACCCACACCTTCCCGCCAAGAGCTCCTCATTCGCGCCAGGGTTGTGGAGGCCCAAGGCCGGCGGGTCAAGGTGGAAGGGGAGCTTGTGGCCTCCGGCGAGGTCACCGCCCGCGCCTCCGGCACCTTCGTAGCCGTCAAGCAAGGCCACCCCGCCTGGGGGAGGTGGTGA
- a CDS encoding protein kinase domain-containing protein: MVLATQLTSAQVDSWLKRLAVEAPLDKEGRFVFLGPVHTTRTGWVVRARCAEGKEVALRLLRPELAAEEADRELFLAWAQACARVEHARLARLLEAGSLLTADNFELLFAESPWVGGATLKHMLQGRGQGLPAEQAFHVVGQVAAALAAVHATGVVHGELRPSLVVLDRKQNATLIGLGVPPRLRRRTELLGFGAWATAPWAPPERLASDGETVEPNADVYQLALLAYEAFAGIPYPRWTAPDLLSDMVDYMPLAMDELLQKCLGDPDLRPASALEFLAQLRDVEAGYDQNVRDRKARNKVSGKQLKEWAETLLEQTYPPYELVLSLAQKAKAQRGLLSLSSSLERELSELAHRAQAGLRQRLASTFKKLLEDRDFTAAQSFLDRVAEELPGEEVVEHYVRLERERAQATPGKTPEAVKALLGFLKKPELSFAARLTVVEALESLLGGVVVAAPVGFVKPQGKLQVVETFRVQDQPVTVVLGPVMRLGRGSFTQFGNHVDLAPPLEKVAEDSALLLLAQSISRAGHVEFRIGAQGLEAFCLGTHGITLDGVTLARGESAPIRLEGSLVVARGATKGVYRLVQSPEGEVLALWVEFAEGVAAGKKALWVLQRLPLSLLHPEVGDCGLADPTPEGWVVEATTSGLRLGGLPLEVGVRRVWQPEEKLVLPGEVEVIREGV; the protein is encoded by the coding sequence ATGGTTTTGGCCACACAGCTCACCAGCGCGCAGGTTGACTCTTGGCTCAAGCGCCTGGCGGTGGAAGCCCCTCTGGATAAGGAGGGGCGGTTTGTGTTCTTGGGCCCGGTGCACACCACCCGCACCGGATGGGTGGTGCGGGCCCGCTGCGCCGAGGGCAAGGAAGTAGCCCTGCGCCTGTTGCGCCCGGAGCTGGCGGCGGAAGAAGCGGACCGGGAGCTTTTCCTGGCCTGGGCGCAGGCCTGCGCCAGGGTGGAGCACGCCCGCCTGGCGCGCCTTTTGGAGGCGGGAAGCCTCTTGACCGCCGATAACTTCGAGCTGCTGTTTGCGGAAAGCCCCTGGGTGGGGGGTGCCACCCTCAAGCACATGCTGCAGGGTCGAGGGCAGGGCCTGCCGGCGGAGCAAGCCTTTCACGTGGTGGGGCAGGTGGCGGCGGCCCTGGCGGCGGTGCACGCCACCGGGGTGGTGCACGGGGAGCTGCGCCCCAGCCTGGTGGTCTTGGACCGCAAGCAAAACGCCACCCTCATTGGCCTTGGCGTGCCTCCGCGGCTGCGGCGGCGGACGGAGCTTCTGGGCTTTGGAGCGTGGGCCACAGCCCCCTGGGCCCCTCCCGAACGGTTGGCTTCCGATGGGGAAACCGTGGAGCCCAACGCCGACGTCTACCAGCTGGCGCTTTTGGCCTACGAAGCCTTTGCCGGCATTCCCTATCCCCGCTGGACCGCTCCCGATCTCCTTTCCGACATGGTGGACTACATGCCACTGGCCATGGACGAGCTCTTGCAAAAGTGCCTGGGGGACCCCGACCTGCGGCCGGCTTCGGCGCTGGAGTTTTTGGCCCAGCTGCGGGACGTGGAGGCTGGCTACGACCAAAACGTCCGCGACCGCAAGGCCCGCAACAAGGTTTCCGGAAAGCAGCTCAAGGAATGGGCGGAAACCCTCTTAGAGCAAACCTACCCCCCTTACGAGCTGGTGCTGTCGCTGGCGCAAAAGGCCAAAGCGCAAAGGGGGCTGTTGTCGCTGAGCTCCAGCCTGGAGCGGGAGCTTTCGGAGCTGGCCCACCGAGCCCAGGCGGGCTTGCGCCAGCGGTTGGCGTCCACCTTCAAGAAGCTTTTGGAGGACCGGGATTTCACCGCCGCCCAGAGCTTTTTGGACCGGGTGGCCGAGGAGCTCCCCGGGGAGGAGGTGGTGGAGCACTACGTGCGGCTGGAGCGGGAGCGCGCCCAAGCCACCCCCGGAAAAACCCCGGAGGCGGTCAAGGCGCTTTTGGGCTTCTTGAAAAAACCCGAGCTTTCCTTTGCCGCCCGCCTCACCGTGGTGGAGGCCCTGGAAAGCCTGCTGGGCGGGGTGGTGGTGGCGGCCCCGGTGGGCTTCGTCAAGCCGCAGGGCAAGCTGCAGGTGGTGGAGACCTTCCGGGTGCAGGATCAGCCGGTAACCGTGGTTTTGGGACCGGTCATGCGCTTGGGAAGGGGCAGCTTTACGCAGTTTGGCAACCACGTGGACCTGGCGCCGCCTCTGGAAAAGGTGGCCGAGGACTCGGCGCTTTTGCTTCTGGCGCAAAGCATCTCCCGCGCCGGGCATGTGGAGTTCCGCATTGGTGCCCAGGGCCTGGAGGCCTTTTGCCTGGGAACCCACGGCATCACCCTGGACGGCGTCACCCTCGCCCGGGGGGAGTCGGCTCCCATCCGCCTGGAGGGAAGCCTGGTGGTGGCCCGGGGTGCCACCAAGGGGGTGTACCGGCTGGTGCAATCCCCGGAGGGCGAGGTCCTGGCCCTTTGGGTGGAGTTTGCAGAAGGCGTGGCGGCCGGCAAAAAGGCACTGTGGGTGCTGCAACGGCTCCCCCTTTCGCTGCTGCACCCGGAGGTGGGGGACTGCGGCCTGGCCGACCCCACCCCCGAAGGTTGGGTGGTGGAAGCCACCACGTCGGGCTTGAGGCTGGGAGGGCTTCCCCTGGAGGTGGGGGTGCGGCGGGTGTGGCAGCCGGAAGAAAAGCTGGTTTTGCCAGGCGAGGTGGAGGTAATTCGGGAGGGGGTGTGA